The following proteins come from a genomic window of Rutidosis leptorrhynchoides isolate AG116_Rl617_1_P2 chromosome 10, CSIRO_AGI_Rlap_v1, whole genome shotgun sequence:
- the LOC139873342 gene encoding uncharacterized protein — MSNIPTSPFTPKASNNQSQSKQSFFADNKHIRYQPINQGIWVKIDHNKQNSPSKNPNPNYNNQQNPTHLVRSKSGLNHHSTRLNSSYNQLYNNFKIRESATNLINRYGKPFPDANNSKTNQLPKPIDKSRITSYLFHNFPEHWCSTDLWDVFKKYGNIHEVYIPRKTLKNGRKFGFVRFLDVPDYHKDSLARRLSLIVAGDNLLKVYKARDPEGKKQAPQPNNAKSGSRNNVKVAFNSPVDERNFKEVVLNKQATNYGIPSIKVNSNDDLIQILGQAVIAKVKDLEFLEYFNEICESENLGGFTIKYLGGHDLMLIFEEPNPALDLINNSEHPLWKWLEDINPWDPEIYKTSGRLVYVNIFGVPITSWLESTFIDIAKNWGEVIETFNCSITNENNQDLSHGSVIIKTNNFSPINGQVIINPGDVNQSKAYIIEVQNFSMFNTYGDIDNSSNWDDEILSDDHISDEESHLDCENRVEGNAEKTTRNNNHDPTPPHQTSSNSSKRMDTRPFNNNADNQSLQSPSISKPINHFDTTNPHTHNPSNPETVLNNTSSTKETSPSNETDPIEPPPIPDFNTARPYNTTSYQPKPKTIPLESTVITQPITTNTPPSPPREDTLAIPQPNTVINGPLNHVNDTPVTPSHISGKSNMDSSPQHILTNDLCSPIVTQEHADSVPETLPHHTTNDTPCTTPLNPQSNSPLNFMPAPNATQQTNSDPFNLEPLLYTGKEISKKRKISSTIAKPIIKSKNTSQNPDFKRPRSNMLYIKHLARSGQKLRISQLAKRCKSSSNGGGSTSYFSKGSHMDMVHNKKTKKTGSTSSKSLDTFEFGKSIGIRRNNP, encoded by the coding sequence ATGTCAAACATACCGACATCCCCTTTTACACCAAAAGCATCGAACAACCAATCCCAGTCGAAACAATCTTTCTTTGCTGATAACAAGCATATCCGATATCAGCCTATCAATCAGGGTATTTGGGTTAAAATTGATCATAATAAGCAAAACTCACCTtcaaaaaaccctaaccctaattacaATAACCAGCAGAATCCAACCCACCTTGTCCGATCCAAATCTGGTCTCAATCATCACTCGACAAGGTTAAACTCATCCTACAATCAATTATACAACAACTTCAAAATACGGGAATCAGCCACCAACCTTATCAATCGTTATGGCAAGCCTTTTCCAGATGCGAATAATTCTAAAACAAATCAATTGCCAAAACCGATCGACAAGTCTAGAATTACTTCATACCTCTTCCACAACTTTCCCGAACACTGGTGTTCAACGGACTTATGGGATGTTTTCAAAAAATATGGCAATATCCACGAGGTTTACATCCCCAGGAAGACCTTAAAAAACGGAAGGAAGTTTGGTTTTGTTAGATTCTTAGACGTTCCAGATTACCACAAAGATTCTCTTGCGAGGAGACTAAGTCTCATTGTTGCGGGTGACAATTTACTCAAAGTATACAAGGCCCGTGATCCCGAAGGAAAGAAACAAGCTCCACAGCCTAACAATGCAAAATCGGGTTCTAGGAACAATGTTAAGGTTGCATTTAACTCACCTGTAGACGAAAGGAATTTCAAAGAAGTGGTCCTAAACAAGCAGGCTACAAACTACGGCATCCCCTCGATTAAGGTAAATTCTAATGATGATCTTATCCAAATACTTGGTCAAGCGGTTATTGCCAAAGTTAAAGATCTTGAATTCCTTGAATATTTTAATGAAATATGTGAAAGTGAAAACCTTGGTGGGTTTACTATCAAATACCTGGGCGGGCATGATCTAATGCTTATATTTGAGGAACCCAACCCGGCCCTAGACTTGATTAACAATTCGGAACACCCATTATGGAAATGGCTTGAAGATATAAACCCATGGGATCCCGAAATTTACAAAACCTCTGGTAGACTTGTTTATGTTAACATATTCGGGGTACCTATTACTTCTTGGTTAGAATCCACATTCATTGACATAGCAAAAAATTGGGGCGAGGTAATTGAAACGTTTAATTGCTCTATAACCAATGAGAACAACCAAGATTTATCGCATGGCTCGGTAATTATCAAAACAAACAATTTCTCACCGATAAACGGCCAAGTTATTATCAACCCCGGTGACGTCAATCAATCTAAGGCTTACATCATTGAAGTTCAAAACTTTTCTATGTTTAACACTTATGGTGATATCGATAATTCGTCGAATTGGGATGATGAAATTCTTTCGGACGATCACATTTCTGACGAAGAGTCCCACTTGGATTGTGAAAATCGAGTTGAAGGAAACGCTGAAAAGACCACCCGTAACAACAACCACGATCCCACGCCTCCTCACCAAACCTCCTCTAATTCCTCTAAACGAATGGATACTCGTCCCTTTAATAATAATGCCGATAACCAATCTCTCCAATCTCCTAGCATATCGAAACCCATCAACCACTTTGACACCACAAACCCTCACACCCATAATCCTTCCAATCCCGAAACTGTTTTAAATAATACTAGCTCTACAAAAGAAACTAGCCCATCGAATGAAACTGATCCAATTGAACCACCTCCTATTCCTGATTTTAATACAGCAAGGCCATATAATACCACCTCATATCAACCAAAACCAAAAACCATCCCTTTGGAGTCCACTGTAATCACGCAGCCCATTACCACCAATACCCCCCCAAGCCCACCAAGAGAGGATACCCTTGCAATCCCGCAGCCCAACACTGTTATTAACGGCCCATTGAATCATGTAAATGATACCCCTGTTACACCTAGCCACATCTCGGGTAAATCTAATATGGACAGCTCACCTCAACACATTCTAACAAATGATTTATGCTCACCAATAGTGACACAAGAACATGCAGATTCTGTTCCCGAAACCCTCCCTCACCATACCACAAACGACACCCCCTGTACTACCCCTTTAAACCCTCAATCCAACTCTCCATTAAATTTTATGCCTGCCCCTAACGCTACACAACAAACAAATTCCGATCCTTTCAACCTCGAACCTTTACTTTATACGGGTAAAGAAATTTCTAAAAAGAGAAAAATTTCTAGCACCATCGCCAAACCTATCATTAAGTCAAAAAACACCTCTCAAAACCCAGATTTTAAAAGACCTAGATCCAATATGCTTTACATCAAACATCTAGCTAGAAGTGGCCAAAAGCTTAGAATCTCTCAACTGGCTAAACGTTGTAAGTCCTCGTCTAACGGTGGTGGTAGCACATCCTACTTCTCGAAGGGATCTCATATGGACATGGTACATAACAAAAAGACTAAAAAGACAGGTTCTACCTCTAGCAAAAGCTTGGATACGTTCGAATTCGGGAAAAGCATCGGGATTCGTCGCAACAACCCATGA